A window of the Nitrospira sp. genome harbors these coding sequences:
- a CDS encoding helix-turn-helix domain-containing protein produces MTRATVLQEVRQMRFEELYARRQGRDLTMAEAAGMLGVTERTFRRWSVRYEADGAKGLADRRLGRASARAVSVDEVLQTCTGSPRWPRRKPSSTPGK; encoded by the coding sequence ATGACACGGGCAACCGTCCTACAGGAGGTGCGACAGATGCGATTTGAGGAGTTATATGCACGACGACAGGGGCGAGATCTGACGATGGCGGAGGCAGCGGGGATGCTCGGCGTGACGGAACGCACATTTCGTCGGTGGAGCGTCCGCTATGAGGCCGACGGGGCGAAGGGGTTAGCAGATCGGCGGCTGGGTCGAGCGTCGGCCCGTGCGGTCTCGGTCGACGAAGTCTTGCAGACATGCACCGGTTCGCCTCGCTGGCCGAGGCGCAAGCCATCGTCGACGCCTGGCAAGTGA